The following nucleotide sequence is from Pseudomonas sp. RC10.
ATCAGCGTGGGTGGTGATGACCAGTTGTTGAAGGATGGCGGCACGATTCATGACACCCAGTCGTCGCTGGTACTCGAAGACCTGATCGGTAAATTCCTGCTTAATACGGTCAATAAAGACGCCAAATGAGGAAGCTGTTCATGATCTCTAACTTGCGACGTGGCCTGTTGGTACTGCTTGCAGCGCTGCCCTTGATCGCCAACGCGGCGGGCTCCGCGCACGATCTGGTGCAGGACACGACCAACAAGATGCTGGCCGACCTGAGTGCCAACAAAGAAAAGTACAAGCAGGACCCCAGCGCGTTTTATAGCGCGCTGAACACCATCGTGGGCCCGGTGGTCGATGCCGAAGGTATTTCCAGGAGCATCATGACCGTCAAGTATTCGCGCAACGCTACGCCAGCGCAGATGCAAACCTTCGCGGACAATTTCAAAAGGGGGTTGTTTCAGTTCTACGGCAATGCCCTGCTGGAATACAACAACCAAGGTATCGCGGTTGACCCGCCGAAAGATGAGTCAGGTGATCGGACCAGCGTCGGCATGACCGTCAAGGGCACCAACGGCGCGGTTTATCCCGTGCAGTACACACTGGAGAAGGTCGGCGGCGAATGGAAGTTGCGTAACGTGATCATCAACGGCATCAACATTGGCAAGCTGTTCCGGGATCAGTTCGCTGACGCCATGCAGCGCAACGGCAACAATCTGGACAAGACCATCAATGGTTGGGCTGGTGAAGTCGCCAAGGCCAAGCAGGAGACCGAGAACTCGCCTGACAAGGTCGTCAAATGAGTGATGCATGTGTCACCGCCGTCGGTGGCGGCGAACTGAAGCTGTTCGGTGTGCTGGACTACCGCACCGGCCCGGCCCTGCGCGAGCAAGGTGCCGAGCTGATCAAAGCCAGCGATGCGCCGACACTGGTGCTGGATTGCTCGGCGGTGGAAAAATCCAGCAGCGTGGGCCTGGCCCTGCTGCTGGCGTTCATGCGCGATGGGCAGGCGGCCGGCAAAACGGTGAGCGTGCGTGCATTGCCTGCAGATATGAGAGAGATTGCACAGGTATCGGGTCTGACCGAACTGTTCGAACAACACTGAAGGCTGTCGTCGATCAAGCCCCTCGTCCGGCACCTGCACAGCAGGGTTCGCAACGAGAGGGCTTTTTTGTATGATGGCCGACCCGCGCGCGTAGAGCGCCGATTGAGGTTAAGCATGCAGGCCGTAGAAGTTAAAAGCTTCCTTGAAGGTAAGCTGCCAGAGATCCAGGTCGAAGTTGAGGGCGAAGGCTGCAACTTCCAGTTGAACGTGATCAGCGATGAACTGGCTACACTGAGTCCAGTCAAGCGCCAGCAGCAGATCTACACGCATTTGAACCCGTGGATCGCCGATGGCAGCATCCACGCGGTCACCATGAAATTCTTCAGCCGCGCTGCATGGGCCGAGCGCACCTGAGCCAAACTGGCGTCGAGATCCTAATGGACAAACTGATTATTACTGGCGGCGTTCGTCTTGATGGCGAAATCCGCATTTCCGGGGCGAAGAACTCTGCCCTGCCGATTCTTGCTGCAACGCTGCTGGCCGATGGGCCAGTCACCGTTCAGAACCTGCCGCACCTGCACGACATCACCACCATGATCGAGTTGTTCGGTCGCATGGGCATCGAGCCGATCATTGACGAGAAGCTCAGCGTCGAGATCGATCCTCGCACCATCAAGACCCTGATCGCGCCCTACGAACTGGTGAAAACCATGCGTGCGTCGATTCTGGTGCTGGGCCCGATGGTTGCCCGTTTTGGCGAGGCCGAGGTGGCGCTGCCAGGCGGTTGCGCCATCGGTTCGCGTCCGGTTGACCTGCACATCCGTGGCCTCGAAGCCATGGGCGCGGTCATTGAAGTCGAAGGCGGCTACATCAAGGCCAAGGCGCCTGAAGGCGGCTTGCGTGGTGCCCACTTCTTCTTCGATACCGTCAGCGTGACCGGTACCGAGAACATCATGATGGCCGCTGCCCTGGCCCGTGGCCGCAGCGTGCTGCAGAACGCCGCCCGCGAGCCTGAAGTCGTCGATCTGGCGAACTTCATCAACGCCATGGGCGGCAAGGTCTCCGGTGCTGGCACCGATACCATCACCATCGACGGCGTCGAGCGTTTGGGCAAGGCGACCTATCGCGTCATGCCTGACCGTATCGAAACCGGCACCTACCTGGTCGCCGCTGCCGTGACCGGTGGCCGCGTCAAGGTCAAGGACACCGATCCGACCATTCTCGAAGCTGTTCTTGAAAAGCTGCGTGAGTCCGGTGCCGAAATCACGACCGGCGCCGACTGGATCGAGCTGAACATGCATGGCAAGCGTCCGAAGGCCGTGAACCTGCGCACCGCGCCGTATCCGGCATTCCCGACCGACATGCAAGCGCAGTTCATTTCGTTGAACGCCATTGCCGAAGGCACGGGCGCGATCATCGAGACCATCTTCGAAAACCGCTTCATGCACGTTTATGAAATGCACCGCATGGGCGCGCAGATCCAGGTCGAAGGCAACACCGCCATTGTCACAGGCTGCGAGAAACTCAAAGGCGCGCCTGTGATGGCGACCGACCTGCGTGCTTCGGCCAGCCTGGTGCTGTCGGCGCTGGTGGCCGAGGGCGATACGCTGATCGACCGCATTTACCACATAGACCGTGGTTACGAGTGCATCGAAGAGAAGCTGCAAATGCTGGGCGCGAAAATCCGTCGCGTACCGGGCTAGCAGCCCTCGGGGTTCCGTTGCCCGGACTCATCGGGCAACGGGGCCGCCGTTTGAAAGTTTGACCTTTTGAATCGTTTCACTTCGAGTCCAGCTGTCGCGACTCGAAGGTTGCCGGGCGCCCATTGCGACCCGACATGCGCATGCTGATAAGGACTGACGTTTCCCATGTTGACCATCGCACTGTCCAAGGGCCGAATCCTTGACGACACCCTGCCGCTTCTCGCTGCTGCGGGCATCGTGCCGACCGAGAATCCGGACAAGAGCCGCAAGCTGATCATTCCGACGACGCAGGACGATGTGCGCCTGTTGATCGTACGCGCGACGGACGTGCCGACCTACGTTGAGCATGGTGCGGCAGACCTGGGGGTGGCGGGCAAGGACGTTCTGATGGAATACGGCGGCCAGGGGCTTTATGAGCCGCTGGACCTGCAAATCGCCCAGTGCAAGCTGATGACGGCAGGTGCTGTCGGCGCGGGCGAGCCCAAAGGCCGTCTGCGTGTGGCCACCAAGTTCGTCAACGTCGCCAAGCGTTACTACGCCGAGCAGGGCCGTCAGGTCGACATCATCAAGCTGTACGGCTCGATGGAGCTGGCGCCGCTGGTGGGGCTGGCCGACAAGATCATCGATGTCGTCGACACCGGCAACACGCTGCGTGCCAACGGCCTTGAGCCTCAGGAACTGATTGCCCATATCAGTTCACGTCTGGTGGTCAACAAGGCATCGATGAAGATGCAACACGCCCGCATCCAGTCGCTGATCGACACACTGCGTACTGCCGTGGAGTCGCGACACCGCGGCTGACTGTTTCGCGTGACGTTACACAACGTCGCGCCCAGCTATCCGTGTCATAGCCAAATTTCTCAGGTGCCTGCGCGGATGGCTTGGTAGCTTAGGCTCTTGCCTTCGCATCAGGCTCCTGAGAAAACGCCATTTATAGAGGCTCACGCTATGACCACTTCCAACACCATTCGCCGACTCGACGCTGCTGCCCCGGATTTCGCTCGACATCTGGATCATCTGCTGAGCTGGGAAAGCGTGTCTGACGATTCGGTCAATCAGCGTGTGCTGGACATCATCAAGAACGTGCGCGAGCGCGGCGATGCGGCATTGGTGGAATACACCCAGCGTTTCGACGGGCTGGAAGTGGCGTCGATGGCTGACCTGATCCTGCCTCGCGAGCGACTGGAACTGGCGCTGACACGCATTACTCCGGCTCAGCGCCAGGCGTTGGAGAAAGCCGCTGACCGAGTGCGCAATTACCATGAGCGTCAGAAGCAGGACTCCTGGAGCTACACCGAGGCCGACGGCACCGTGCTGGGCCAGAAAGTGACGCCACTGGACCGTGCCGGTCTTTACGTGCCAGGCGGCAAGGCGTCCTACCCATCCTCAGTGCTGATGAACGCGATCCCGGCGAAAGTGGCGGGCGTTGGTGAAGTGGTGATGGTCGTGCCCACCCCACGTGGAGAGATCAACGAACTGGTGTTGGCGGCGGCCTGCATCGCCGGTGTGGACCGCGTGTTCACCATCGGCGGCGCTCAGGCGGTCGCGGCACTGGCTTACGGCACCGAAAGCGTTCCGCAGGTGGACAAAGTCGTCGGTCCGGGCAACATCTATGTCGCCACGGCCAAGCGTCATGTATTTGGTCAGGTCGGCATCGACATGATTGCCGGCCCTTCGGAAATCCTCGTGGTGTGCGATGGTCAGACCGACCCGGACTGGATCGCCATGGACCTGTTCTCCCAAGCCGAACACGACGAGGACGCTCAGGCGATTCTGGTCAGTCCGGACGCAGCTTTCCTCGACCAAGTGGCTGCCAGCATCACCAAGCTGATGCCGACTATGGAGCGCGCGGAAATTATCAACACCTCGATCAACGGCCGTGGCGCGCTGATCAAAGTGGCTGACATGGCTCAGGCCATCGAAGTTGCCAACCGCATCGCGCCGGAGCACTTGGAGCTGTCGGTGGCAGACCCTGAAGCCTGGCTGCCGCAGATCCGTCACGCAGGCGCTATCTTCATGGGCCGCCACACCTCCGAAGCGTTAGGCGATTACTGCGCCGGGCCAAACCACGTCTTGCCGACCTCCGGCACTGCGCGCTTCTCGTCGCCACTGGGCGTCTACGACTTCCAGAAGCGCTCCTCGATCATCTTCTGTTCGGAGCAGGGCGCATCGGAATTGGGCAAGACCGCTTCGGTGCTGGCGCGGGGTGAGTCGCTGACCGCCCACGCCCGCAGCGCCGAATACCGGATCGTCGACAACCAACAAGAAGGCAAGTAAGCATGAGCAAGTTCTGGAGTCCTTTCGTTCGCGACCTCGTGCCTTACGTGCCGGGCGAACAACCCAAACTGACCAAGCTGGTGAAGCTGAACACCAACGAAAACCCCTACGGCCCGTCGCCCAAAGCGATTGAAGCGATGCGTGCCGAAGTCAACGACGACCTGCGTCTGTATCCCGATCCGAACGGCGACCTGCTGAAGCAATCGGTTGCCCGTTATTACGGCGTCGAGACGAACCGCGTCTTCCTCGGCAATGGCTCCGATGAGGTGCTGGCCCACGCGTATCACGCGTTCTTTCTGCAAGAAAAGCCGCTGCTGTTCCCGGACATCAGCTACAGCTTCTACCCGGTGTACTGCGGCCTGTATGGCGTCGAATACGAGGCCGTGCCACTGGACGAGCAGTTCCAGATTCGCGTCGAAGACTACGCCCGTCCGAATGGCGGGATCATCTTCCCGAACCCCAACGCCCCGACGGGCTGCTTGATGCCTCTGGACGCTGTCGAAGGCATCCTCAAAGCCAGCCCGGATTCGGTGGTGATCGTCGATGAGGCGTATATCGACTTCGGCGGCGAAACGGCCATCGCTCTGGTGGACCGTTATCCGAACCTGCTGGTAACCCAGACCTTGTCCAAATCCCGCTCGCTGGCGGGCCTGCGGGTCGGTCTGGCAGTGGGGCACCCCGACTTGATCGAAGCGCTGGAGCGGGTGAAGAACAGCTTCAACTCCTACCCGCTGGATCGCATGGCTATCGTTGGCGCGGCAGCTGCGTTCGATGATCGCGAGTACTTCAAGAAGACCTGCAATCGGGTCATTGCCAGTCGCGAGAAGCTGATTGGGCAACTGGAAGGCAAAGGGTTTGAAGTATTGCCATCGGCGGCGAACTTCATCTTCGCCCGTCACCCGAAACACGACGCGGCGGGTCTTGCGGCCAAGGTGCGTGAGCAGGGCGTAATCGTTCGTCACTTCAAGCAAGAACGTATCGCGCAGTTCCTGCGTATTTCAATCGGCACGCCTGAGCAGAATCAGGCGCTGATTGATGCGTTGGGCGATCTCTAGCAGCCCAGTCCTTCGGAGTCCCGCAATTGGAGGCCGAGCACCAGGCCGCTGTGGGAGCGAATTTATTTGCGAAAGATGGTTCAGGCGAAGTAGATGTGTCGCCTGCGCCGGCCTCTCGCGAATGAATTCGCTCCCGCAGGTTTGTTCACCGCCCGCCCATTCAACCAGGCGGGCGATCCTCCGGGATCACTCGTCAGCCGCAGGCGGCGGTGTCTGTGGCGGACGCAACCCTACCTCAGCCATCAGCTTCAATTCCTTGCCGTTGCGCATCACCTGAATCGCAATCTTCTCGGAAGGCTTGGTCCGCGCCACCTGATTCATCGACTTGCGACCATCGCCCGCGGGCTCGCCGTTGATGCTCAAGATCACGTCGCCCAACTGCAGACCTGCTTTCTGCGCAGGCCCGTCGCGGAAAATCCCGGCGACTACGATGCCCGGACGGTCTTTCAAACCGAAGGACTCCGCCAGTTCCTGAGTCAGCGGCTGCACTTCGATGCCCAGCCAGCCACGAATCACCTGACCGTGCTCGATGATCGACTTCATCACCTCCAACGCCAGCTTGGTCGGAATCGCGAAACCGATGCCCTGCGAGCCGCCCGATTTGGAGAAGATCGCGGTGTTGATCCCGGTCAGGTTGCCGTTGGCGTCCACCAGCGCGCCGCCGGAGTTGCCGGGGTTGATGGCGGCGTCGGTCTGAATGAAATCTTCGTAGGTGTTAAGCCCCAACTGATTACGGCCCGTGGCGCTGATGATGCCCATGGTCACGGTCTGGCCGACGCCGAACGGGTTGCCAATGGCCAGCGCGACGTCACCGATACGAATGCTGTCGGAACTGCCGAGGGTAATGGAGGGCAGGTTTTTCAGGTCGATCTTCAGCACCGCGAGGTCCGTTTCCGGGTCGCTGCCAATCACGCGAGCGATGGTTTCCCGGCCGTCCTTCAGCGCCACGACAATCTGGTCAGCGCCGGAAGTCACGTGGTTGTTGGTGAGCAGATAGCCCTCGGGGCTCATGATCACCGCCGACCCCAGACTCGACTCCATTCGGCGCTGCTTGGGCAGGTTATCGCCGAAGAAGCGGCGGAACTGAGGGTCTTCGAACAGCGGATGATTCGGTTTGTTGTTGACCATCTTGGTCGTGTACAGGTTGGCCACGGCCGGGGCCGCGCTGCTCACGGCGTCAGCGTAGGACACCGGGCCCTGTTGAATGAACGCGGTCTGTGGCGCCTGTTGAAGGTTGACGTCCTGACTGGGCAGGCCGACCCACTGGGGGTAGCGCTGGATAATCAATAAAGCGATAAGCACACCAGCGAGCAATGGCCAGCCGAGAAAACGCAGCGCTTTGAACATTGAGCAAGGTCCTGAGGGTAGATACGCAGCTTACCTGCGCCATAATGGCGGGCATTATACGAGGACCGGGACGGTCTGAACTGCAAATTTAGGAGACTTTTATGGCTGTTTCTCTGAGCACTCTGGTCGAGGAGGCCGACCGCTATCTGGGCAGCGCCCGGGTTCAGGATTATTGCCCCAACGGTCTGCAGGTCGAGGGACGCCCACAGGTCACCCGAATCGTCTCCGGTGTGACGGCCAGCCAGGCACTGCTTGATGCTGCGGTTGAGGCGAATGCCGACCTGGTACTGGTGCATCACGGCTATTTCTGGAAAGGCGAAAACCCGTGCATCACTGGCATGAAGCAACGGCGCCTCAGGACCCTGCTCAAGCACGACATCAGCTTGCTGGCCTATCACCTGCCGCTGGATTTGCATGCCGAGGTGGGCAATAACGTGCAACTGGCGCGGCAGCTGGACATTACGGTTGAGGGGCCGCTGGACCCGGACAATCCCCGCATCGTCGGGTTGGTGGGTTCGCTGTCCGAGCCGATGACCCCACGGGATTTTGCCCACCGCGTGCAAAGCGCGCTGGGGCGTGAACCCCTCCTTATAGAAGGCAGCGAAATGATCCGCCGCGTTGGCTGGTGCACGGGAGGCGGGCAGGGCTATATCGATCAGGCCGTTCTGGCGGGTGTCGATCTGTACTTGAGTGGTGAGGCCTCAGAGCAGACTTTCCACAGCGCGCGGGAGAACGACATCAGCTTCATCGCTGCAGGGCACCACGCCACCGAGCGTTATGGCGTGCAGGCCTTGGGTGATTACCTGGCGCGGCGTTTCGCGTTGGAGCATTTGTTCATCGATTGCCCGAATCCAATTTGATGAATCAACCGAATCCCGAGCTATATGGTTAGACCGTTTCGATCTATAGGGGTCGCTGATTAGAATCGGGCCTCATGATAAAGTGCCTCGCTCGACAGAGCCCGCAGGCTCTCCACACAAGTACGTTATCCCGTGAGTAACCATGGTCGACAAACTGACGCATCTGAAACAGCTGGAGGCGGAAAGCATCCACATCATCCGCGAGGTCGCCGCCGAGTTCGATAACCCGGTGATGCTGTACTCGATCGGCAAGGACTCCGCCGTGATGCTGCACCTGGCGCGCAAGGCGTTCTTTCCGGGCAAGCTGCCGTTCCCGGTGATGCACGTCGACACGCGTTGGAAATTCCAGGAAATGTACCGCTTCCGCGACAAGATGGTCGAGGAGATGGGCCTTGAGCTCATCACCCACATCAACCCGGAAGGCGTGGCGCAGGACATCAACCCGTTCACCCACGGCAGCTCCAAGCACACCGACATCATGAAAACCCAGGGCCTGAAGCAGGCGCTGGACAAGCACGGCTTCGATGCCGCCTTCGGTGGCGCCCGCCGTGACGAAGAAAAATCCCGCGCCAAGGAGCGCGTGTATTCCTTCCGCGACAGCAAGCACCGCTGGGACCCGAAAAACCAGCGCCCCGAGCTGTGGAACGTCTACAACGGCAACGTCAACAAAGGCGAGTCAATCCGCGTGTTCCCGCTCTCCAACTGGACCGAGCTGGACATCTGGCAGTACATCTATCTGGAAGGCATCCCGATCGTCCCGCTGTACTTTGCGGCCGAGCGCGAAGTCATCGAGAAGAACGGCACCCTGATCATGATCGACGACGACCGCATCCTCGAACACCTCACCGACGAGGAAAAGGCGCGCATCGTCAAAAAGAAAGTGCGTTTCCGCACCCTGGGCTGCTACCCGTTGACGGGCGCTGTCGAGTCGGAAGCCGAGACCCTGACGGACATCATTCAGGAAATGCTCCTGACGCGAACTTCCGAGCGCCAAGGCCGAGTCATCGACCACGATGGTGCGGGCTCGATGGAAGATAAAAAACGTCAGGGCTATTTCTAAGCTTCGAGTTACAAGCGGCAAGCTGCAAGCCAGAAGCGGAATGCGTAGCTTCTGAGTCTTGTGGATGGCTGCCTGCACTGCGGGCGCGTTTGGAGGGCTCGCAGTGGATTTTGAGAAGTTGCTGGTTTGGCAGAGAAGCAAGCAGTTGGCCGTCGAGTTATTCAGGGCTTTTGCCGGATGCCGCGACTACGGGTTCAAGGACCAGATCACCCGCTCGGCCGTCTCGATACCTTCCAATATTGCGGAGGGCATGGAGCGTCGAGGGCATCGGGAAAAGGTCTGGTTTCTCTCTGTAGCGAAAGGCTCCTGTGCCGAGTTGCGCACACAGCTGATGATCGCGGGCGAGATTGGTTATCTCCCAACTGAGCTGGCTAACGACTGGATTCATGAATCCCGTGAGATCTCCAAGATGCTCGGCGGGCTGATCAACAAAATTTCTAACTAGCTGTACGCCGACAAGCTTGCCGCTTGAAGCTTACAGCTTGGAGCTTGAATGCAATGAGCCACCAATCTGATTTGATCAGCGAGGACATCCTCGCCTACCTGGGCCAGCACGAACGTAAAGAGATGCTGCGCTTTCTGACCTGCGGCAACGTCGACGACGGCAAGAGCACGCTGATCGGCCGCCTGCTGCACGACTCCAAGATGATCTACGAAGATCACCTGGAAGCCATTACCCGTGATTCCAAGAAGTCCGGCACCACCGGCGATGACGTCGACCTGGCGCTGCTGGTGGACGGTCTGCAAGCCGAGCGTGAGCAGGGCATCACCATCGACGTTGCGTATCGCTACTTCTCGACGTCGAAGCGCAAGTTCATCATTGCCGACACTCCCGGCCATGAGCAGTACACCCGCAACATGGCCACCGGTGCGTCCACCTGTGACCTGGCGATCATCCTGGTCGACGCCCGTTATGGCGTGCAGACCCAGACTCGCCGTCACAGCTACATTGCATCGCTGCTGGGCATCAAGCACATCGTGGTTGCCATCAACAAGATGGACCTCAATGGCTTCGACGAAACGATCTTCGAGCAGATCAAGGCCGATTACCTGAAGTTTGCCGACCGTATCGCGCTCAAGCCGACCACCATGGAATTCGTTCCGATGTCGGCGCTCAAGGGCGACAACGTCGTGAACAAGAGCGAGCGCTCGCCGTGGTACACCGGCAAGTCGCTGATGGAAATCCTCGAAACCGTCGAGATCGCGGGCGATCGCAACCTCGACGACCTGCGCTTCCCGGTGCAGTACGTCAACCGCCCGAACCTGAACTTCCGTGGTTTCGCCGGTACGCTGGCCAGCGGCATCGTGCGCAAGGGTGACGACATTGTCGTGCTGCCGTCGGGCAAGACCAGCCGCGTGAAATCCATCGTCACCTTCGAAGGTGAACTGGAGCACGCAGGCCCGGGTCAGGCCGTGACCCTGACCATGGAAGACGAAATCGACATCTCCCGTGGCGACCTGTTGGTGCACGCCGACAACGTCCCGCAAGTGGCGGATGCTTTCGACGCCATGCTGGTGTGGATGGCCGAAGAGCCGATGCTGCCGGGCAAGAAATACGACATCAAGCGCGCCACGTCCTACGTGCCGGGTTCGATTGCCAGCATCACCCACCGGGTCGATGTGAACACGTTGGAAGAGGGCCCTGCCAGCGCGCTGCAGCTGAACGAAATCGGCCGCGTGAAGATCAGCCTCGACGCGCCCATCGCGCTGGACGGCTACGACAGCAACCGCACCACCGGCGCGTTCATTGTCATCGACCGTTTGACCAATGGCACCGTCGCGGCAGGCATGATCATCGCCAAGCCGGGCACTGCCGGTCATGGCAGCCATCACGGCGCGCTGGCTCACGTCTCGGTCGAAGAACGCGCCCAGCGTTTCGGCCAGAAACCTGCCACCGTGCTGTTCAGCGGCCTGTCGGGCGCTGGCAAGAGCACGCTGGCCTACGCCGTGGAGCGCAAGCTGTTCGACATGGGGCGTGCGGTGTATGTCCTTGATGGCCAGAACCTGCGTCACGACCTGAATAAAGGTCTGCCGCAGGACCGCGCCGGTCGCACCGAAAACTGGCGTCGTGCCGCCCACGTGGCACGTCAGTTCAACGAAGCGGGCTTGCTGACGCTGGCAGCGTTCGTGGCGCCGGATGCAGCAGGTCGTTCGAACGCCAAGGGGCTGATCGGTGATGACCGCCTGATCACCGTCTACGTTCAGGCGTCGCCTCAAGTGTGCCGCGAACGCGACCCACAAGGCCTGTACGCGGCGGACAAGGACAACATCCCGGGTGAGTCCTTCCCCTACGACGTGCCGCTGGACGCCGATCTGGTGATCGACACCCAAACGCTGAACGTCGAAGACAGCGTCAAGCAAGTGCTGGACCTGCTGCGGGCACGCGGCGCGATCTAAGCGTTGTTCGATTCACAAAAGACCCGCCAGTGATGGCGGGTTTTTTGTTCGAGTCATTCCAGGTGCAACGCATTCCACCTGTAGGAGCGAATTCATTCGCGAGCGGTGGCGCATCCGACAGAAATTCATCGGATGTACTGGCCTCTCGCGAATGAATTCGCTCCCACAGGAGACCGGGCAAACCCGCTTCCACTGTCCGCATCAACGACGATCACAACGCCAACCGCGAAGGCGAGCGCCCCTCACACCGCTGATCGAACGTGTGCTTCTCGCACAGCTGTTCCCACTTCATCTCATACTCCTGTTGCTCCGTGATGTAGCAATCCCTGACGCAATCCGCTGAAACGCAACCTGTCAGCGCGACGCATGCCGCGACTGTTTTGATGATGTCCATGATCCCTCCCGAAAACCGGGGGCGAGCTTAGGGGTTATTGCGAAACGTCGGAACCGGCTGGGTCCGGTAAATGCGTAAGGCATTTCCGAAAGCCCACAAAAAAGCCCGCCCCTGATCACCTCAGGGGCGGGCTCGTGATTGCAGACCCGCTTACTTTTTCAGACCGTAATGCTCGTCCAGCATGCCCGGTGTGTTCGGCGCTTTTGGCGCGTAGTCACGTGGAGGCTCTGCGGCAGTGCGCGGCGGTGTCAGGCGGTCGCGAGGCGCTTGCAGTGCATCCGGGTGCAGCGCAGCGAGCAGACGTTGACGAGTGATGTCGTCGGTGGCCAGACGGTTCGCGCCTTCGGCCAAATGTTCCTGAACATCCTGATAGCTCTGGGACAGCTTCTGCACCAGGTTAGCCGTGCTGTTGAAGTGAGTGACCACCTCGTTCTGATACGTGTCGAAACGCTCCTGAACGTCATCCAGCTGGCGCTGAGTGCTGTTAGGCGCGGCATTGGGCAGCGCACGCGCCACGAAGAAACCGATGGCCACACCAACGATCAGGGCGATAGTCGGCAGCAACCAAACTAAGAGCGAGTAATCCACGAGTCCTTCCTCTATAAACGGCTTTGCTTTACGTTAACGGCTCGAACCTGCGCTGTATAGCGGCGACGCGTCGCCGACATGCCAGCCACAGACAATCAGCTAGACGAGTCGACCCAATTGAAGG
It contains:
- a CDS encoding ABC transporter substrate-binding protein, whose amino-acid sequence is MISNLRRGLLVLLAALPLIANAAGSAHDLVQDTTNKMLADLSANKEKYKQDPSAFYSALNTIVGPVVDAEGISRSIMTVKYSRNATPAQMQTFADNFKRGLFQFYGNALLEYNNQGIAVDPPKDESGDRTSVGMTVKGTNGAVYPVQYTLEKVGGEWKLRNVIINGINIGKLFRDQFADAMQRNGNNLDKTINGWAGEVAKAKQETENSPDKVVK
- a CDS encoding STAS domain-containing protein; the encoded protein is MSDACVTAVGGGELKLFGVLDYRTGPALREQGAELIKASDAPTLVLDCSAVEKSSSVGLALLLAFMRDGQAAGKTVSVRALPADMREIAQVSGLTELFEQH
- a CDS encoding BolA family protein — its product is MQAVEVKSFLEGKLPEIQVEVEGEGCNFQLNVISDELATLSPVKRQQQIYTHLNPWIADGSIHAVTMKFFSRAAWAERT
- the murA gene encoding UDP-N-acetylglucosamine 1-carboxyvinyltransferase, translating into MDKLIITGGVRLDGEIRISGAKNSALPILAATLLADGPVTVQNLPHLHDITTMIELFGRMGIEPIIDEKLSVEIDPRTIKTLIAPYELVKTMRASILVLGPMVARFGEAEVALPGGCAIGSRPVDLHIRGLEAMGAVIEVEGGYIKAKAPEGGLRGAHFFFDTVSVTGTENIMMAAALARGRSVLQNAAREPEVVDLANFINAMGGKVSGAGTDTITIDGVERLGKATYRVMPDRIETGTYLVAAAVTGGRVKVKDTDPTILEAVLEKLRESGAEITTGADWIELNMHGKRPKAVNLRTAPYPAFPTDMQAQFISLNAIAEGTGAIIETIFENRFMHVYEMHRMGAQIQVEGNTAIVTGCEKLKGAPVMATDLRASASLVLSALVAEGDTLIDRIYHIDRGYECIEEKLQMLGAKIRRVPG
- the hisG gene encoding ATP phosphoribosyltransferase, which encodes MLTIALSKGRILDDTLPLLAAAGIVPTENPDKSRKLIIPTTQDDVRLLIVRATDVPTYVEHGAADLGVAGKDVLMEYGGQGLYEPLDLQIAQCKLMTAGAVGAGEPKGRLRVATKFVNVAKRYYAEQGRQVDIIKLYGSMELAPLVGLADKIIDVVDTGNTLRANGLEPQELIAHISSRLVVNKASMKMQHARIQSLIDTLRTAVESRHRG
- the hisD gene encoding histidinol dehydrogenase, giving the protein MTTSNTIRRLDAAAPDFARHLDHLLSWESVSDDSVNQRVLDIIKNVRERGDAALVEYTQRFDGLEVASMADLILPRERLELALTRITPAQRQALEKAADRVRNYHERQKQDSWSYTEADGTVLGQKVTPLDRAGLYVPGGKASYPSSVLMNAIPAKVAGVGEVVMVVPTPRGEINELVLAAACIAGVDRVFTIGGAQAVAALAYGTESVPQVDKVVGPGNIYVATAKRHVFGQVGIDMIAGPSEILVVCDGQTDPDWIAMDLFSQAEHDEDAQAILVSPDAAFLDQVAASITKLMPTMERAEIINTSINGRGALIKVADMAQAIEVANRIAPEHLELSVADPEAWLPQIRHAGAIFMGRHTSEALGDYCAGPNHVLPTSGTARFSSPLGVYDFQKRSSIIFCSEQGASELGKTASVLARGESLTAHARSAEYRIVDNQQEGK
- the hisC gene encoding histidinol-phosphate transaminase, whose product is MSKFWSPFVRDLVPYVPGEQPKLTKLVKLNTNENPYGPSPKAIEAMRAEVNDDLRLYPDPNGDLLKQSVARYYGVETNRVFLGNGSDEVLAHAYHAFFLQEKPLLFPDISYSFYPVYCGLYGVEYEAVPLDEQFQIRVEDYARPNGGIIFPNPNAPTGCLMPLDAVEGILKASPDSVVIVDEAYIDFGGETAIALVDRYPNLLVTQTLSKSRSLAGLRVGLAVGHPDLIEALERVKNSFNSYPLDRMAIVGAAAAFDDREYFKKTCNRVIASREKLIGQLEGKGFEVLPSAANFIFARHPKHDAAGLAAKVREQGVIVRHFKQERIAQFLRISIGTPEQNQALIDALGDL
- the algW gene encoding Do family serine endopeptidase AlgW; its protein translation is MFKALRFLGWPLLAGVLIALLIIQRYPQWVGLPSQDVNLQQAPQTAFIQQGPVSYADAVSSAAPAVANLYTTKMVNNKPNHPLFEDPQFRRFFGDNLPKQRRMESSLGSAVIMSPEGYLLTNNHVTSGADQIVVALKDGRETIARVIGSDPETDLAVLKIDLKNLPSITLGSSDSIRIGDVALAIGNPFGVGQTVTMGIISATGRNQLGLNTYEDFIQTDAAINPGNSGGALVDANGNLTGINTAIFSKSGGSQGIGFAIPTKLALEVMKSIIEHGQVIRGWLGIEVQPLTQELAESFGLKDRPGIVVAGIFRDGPAQKAGLQLGDVILSINGEPAGDGRKSMNQVARTKPSEKIAIQVMRNGKELKLMAEVGLRPPQTPPPAADE
- a CDS encoding Nif3-like dinuclear metal center hexameric protein, with the translated sequence MAVSLSTLVEEADRYLGSARVQDYCPNGLQVEGRPQVTRIVSGVTASQALLDAAVEANADLVLVHHGYFWKGENPCITGMKQRRLRTLLKHDISLLAYHLPLDLHAEVGNNVQLARQLDITVEGPLDPDNPRIVGLVGSLSEPMTPRDFAHRVQSALGREPLLIEGSEMIRRVGWCTGGGQGYIDQAVLAGVDLYLSGEASEQTFHSARENDISFIAAGHHATERYGVQALGDYLARRFALEHLFIDCPNPI